Proteins encoded in a region of the Globicephala melas chromosome 1, mGloMel1.2, whole genome shotgun sequence genome:
- the CHI3L1 gene encoding LOW QUALITY PROTEIN: chitinase-3-like protein 1 (The sequence of the model RefSeq protein was modified relative to this genomic sequence to represent the inferred CDS: deleted 2 bases in 1 codon), whose amino-acid sequence QFCPSTPPPKTPLVLSSGLSQRVPGSILAFSSGAAYKLICYYTSWSQYRGWGGADGSCFPDAIDPFLCTHIIYSFANISNNAIDTWEWNDVTLYDTLNTLKNRNPNLKTLLSVGGWNFGSQRFSKIASNTWSCRTFIKLVPPILRTHGFDGLDRAWLYPGRRDEQHLTSLVKEMEAEFAREAQAGAEQLLLSAAVSAGKIAIDRGYDIAQISRHLHFISLLTYDFHGAWRQTIAHHSPLFRGQEDTSSDRFSNADYAVSCVLRLGVQANKLVMGISTFGRSFTLASSKTDVGAPTSGPGIPGRFTKEKGTLTYYEICDFLRGATVHRLLGQQVPYATKGNQWVGYDDQESIKNKVRYLRNRELAGAMVWALDLDDFQGTFCGQNLHFPLTSAIEDALLRCSLRFLGTQWGRDHLALTG is encoded by the exons CAATTCTGCCCATCAACCCCGCCCCCCAAAACCCCATTAGTGCTCAGCTCAGGGCTCAGCCAGAGGGTCCCTGGCTCAATCTTGGCCTTCTCCTCAGGTGCTGCATACAAGCTGATCTGCTACTACACCAGCTGGTCCCAgtaccgggggtggggg ggggctgatGGGAGCTGCTTCCCAGACGCCATCGACCCCTTCCTCTGTACCCACATCATCTACAGCTTTGCCAACATAAGCAACAATGCGATTGACACCTGGGAGTGGAATGATGTGACGCTCTATGACACACTGAACACACTCAAGAACAG GAATCCCAACCTGAAGACCCTTCTATCTGTTGGAGGATGGAACTTTGGTTCTCAAAG ATTTTCCAAAATAGCCTCCAACACCTGGAGTTGCAGAACTTTCATCAAGCTGGTGCCACCAATTCTGCGGACCCATGGCTTTGATGGACTGGACCGAGCCTGGCTCTACCCCGGGCGGAGGGACGAGCAGCATCTCACCTCTCTGGTCAAG GAAATGGAGGCTGAGTTTGCaagggaagcccaggcaggagCAGAGCAACTCCTGCTCAGCGCGGCAGTGTCTGCTGGGAAGATTGCCATTGACAGAGGCTATGACATCGCCCAGATATCCCG ACACCTGCACTTCATCAGCCTTCTGACCTACGACTTTCATGGAGCGTGGCGCCAGACCATAGCACATCACAGCCCCCTATTCCGGGGCCAGGAAGATACAAGTTCTGACAGATTCAGCAATGCT GACTACGCTGTGAGCTGTGTGTTGAGGCTGGGGGTCCAGGCCAATAAGCTGGTGATGGGTATCTCCACTTTTGGGAGGAGCTTCACCCTGGCCTCTTCCAAGACAGATGTGGGAGCCCCGACCTCTGGGCCAGGAATACCAGGTCGGTTCACCAAGGAGAAAGGGACCCTCACCTACTATGAG ATCTGTGACTTTCTCCGCGGAGCCACGGTCCATAGACTCCTTGGTCAGCAGGTCCCCTATGCCACTAAGGGCAACCAGTGGGTGGGGTATGACGACCAGGAGAGCATCAAAAACAAG GTGCGGTACCTGAGGAACAGGGAGCTGGCTGGCGCCATGGTGTGGGCCCTGGACTTGGATGACTTTCAGGGCACCTTCTGCGGACAGAATCTGCACTTCCCTCTCACCAGTGCTATCGAGGATGCGCTGCTGAGGTGTAGCCTTCGGTTCTTGGGCACACAGTGGGGCAGAGATCACTTGGCCCTGACTGGCTAG